The genome window CTCCCGTCCATGTCATGTCCTTACAGTAAGCGTTGCTTACATCAATCGTAACGGTATTGCTGCTGGGTGTAAAACCTGAGTTCGCATCAAAAAATATGTTATCTGTTGAACCGGGCACAATCACTCCGCCACTGCCACCACTGGAAGTGCTCCAGTGTGCCGCCTGACTCCAGTTGCCTTGTCCGCCTACCCAAAAATAGTTTGTGCTTTCGGCTTTGTTCGCAAATAGAAGCAGCAGCATGAAACACAATAAAGTGCTTATGATGTTTGTACCAAAAATGTTTGTGATTTTGTAGTGATGTTTCATAGCTTAATAATTATTCAGTTACAACAATGCCGTGCATTATGGTTAAATACCCTATAACAACCCTAATTTGGGTTGATTAATCTTCAGATTCGTTGTTTTCAGCGGTTAGAGCTGATGAGCATGGTTGAGATATGATGAGTACCGGGAGCTTTCTCCGGTTTCAATGATAAATGATTGCTCGAATTTACGGAAATATTAATGCCATTTTAAGTTATTTCAATCTTTTCGTTGTGTTTTTAATGTAAGATTATAAGTTTTCCTGGTTTTTTTCTTGAACGAAAAAGGGATAGGTTCGAAAATGCAAATCGGTTGCATTTTTTTTAAAATAGCTGTATTTCAATTAATAGGCTGAGTTATTGATATTCTATTTTTGGGATGCTATTCCTAAAATGAAAGCAGCTTTGTGAAATACTATCCACAAAGCTGCTTTTTTCATGCAATAAACGCCTGAATTTTTATTCAATTTTAATAAGTTTTTTGTAATAAATATGCTCACCCGAAGCCATCCTGAGAAGGTACATTCCCGATGAAAGACCGAGTTCTGCCGTATTAAAGTGTATCGAATAATCTCCCGGATGCCTGATTTCATTATTAACTATTACGGATATTTTCCGGCCGGTTTGATCAAAAAGTTCAATCGTTGTTTTTGACTCTTCTCCTATATAATATGTTATTGTAAAATCATTGGTAAATGGATTGGGCATCACATTGAATCTGTTATTGCCAAATGCATTTTCAATTCCGGTTACAAGAATATATATCTGAGTTGAAGTATCAGTGCATCCATGAACATTACGCACAACAACAGAATAATAGCCACTAACAAGGGCTGTATACGTTTGTGCGGTTGCACCAATAATCGGATTGTTGTTCAGCAACCATTGATAGCCGTACGCGGCCGATGAAGTAAGTAAATTTCCGTTCACCGAGAAGGTGGGTGTTGTTGGCGGAGCCCATATGTTTACGGTATTGTTCAACGTCGCTGAAGTACCACAATTATTAAAAGCACTTACCGAAACTACTGCAGAACCTGTAAACGCAGGGTCCCAGTGTACGGTACCTATACTGCCCGTTCCGCTGATGGTGCCTGCATTTGAAGGTGTCAGTGTCCACGTATATCCTGTGGCATTGCTGCATGCTGCGGAATAACCCGATGAAAATACCCCCTGACACAGAGATAAGGCTCCACCCAGAAAATATATCTGATCAATCGTAGTGTCCACATGAATATTGAGTGTCATTGTAGCGGTGGTATCGCAGGCATTGAATGCATAGACCGATATCGTTGCATTTCCAGCAAATATATTACTCCATGATGCCGTCATGTTACTACCAAGATTGCTCAGGTTAGCTGCTCCTGCAGGGGTAACATCCCATACAAATGCAGTAGCTCCTGTAGATGATGATGTATATAACGAAGTGCTGCCTGAGCAAACAGTATCCGAACCTGTAATTGAAGCAATCGTTCCGGGGGCTGCTCCAATAGAAACACTAACGATTAATGATGTGTCAGCCCCACAATTGTTGGATGCAATGACGGTGTAATCACCATTGGCTGCGGCCGCGAAGGTTGACGTATTGGCACCGATAATATCACTACCGTTTAACTGCCACTGATACGATACCCCCGCTTGTGCAGATGCGTTTAGTGTTGCACTGCTTCCATTGCAAATATTCACCGGTCCGGGTGTGGTTATTTGTGCCACAGCTATGGATGTTACAACTATTGTGATGTTGTTCGAAGCCACAGGACTGTTACTGACGCATGTTAATGACGATGACATTTCACAAAATACCACGTCGCCGCCATTTAACCCTGCATTCTGGTACGTAGATGTGTTATTCCCGACATGGGCATTGTTTAAATGCCATTGATACGTTGGTGAGGTTCCACCATTCACCGGAGTTGCCGTAAACAGAACGGCCGTTCCCTGACAAATTGTGTCTGACGGACTCGCAGTAACAGAAAGTGATGATAATACACTACCGCCCACAACCACATTTATACTTGCTGTAGGAGAAGTAGCACAGGAACCTGAACTTCCATATACTGAAATGCTGCCTGAAGTGGTGCCAAACGTCACGGTAATCGAGTTTGTTCCCAAACCCGCAGTAATACTTGCACCTGCCGGTAAGTTCCAAATATAGTTTGTTGCTCCTGAAATTGGAGCTATTGAATATACAATTCCGCTGCCGTTGCTGCAGGTTGAGAGTGGACCGCTGATGCTTCCCGGAGAGGGTAGAGGCGTCGGGGTTGAAAATATCCAGCCGCTGTTGTTTGAAGTATTTACACTGTTGGCTCCCGCATAAAAAGTTGCACCACCCGTCGTCCACGAATCTCTCAGTTGAAGGTAATCAGCAACAACGCAGCCCGATGATTTTGACAAGGTTGTTTGTG of Bacteroidota bacterium contains these proteins:
- a CDS encoding T9SS type A sorting domain-containing protein, translated to TLPANKTQFILGTFTAVGACGNEVVMQSSSNGAQAAISKSAGIVTVDYVSFKDISATGGATFNATNSTIISNTSGWNVTPPAGTGANYYWIGGAGNWSNAAHWSLSSGGTPNSAGCIPGSTNSVFFDAGSNFTGSSNTVTVDVSTASCNDMTWTNAASTPLFNSSSSSNNLKIYGSLTMINAMNWSFDGKVYFEATTTGKTLTTFNKNFLNEVHFDGAGGGWTLQDAFSCTGSVTYLDYGHLNTNNQTLTLYRFTSNNTNTRALTLGSSLMIMSSSNNAFYVTFTSAFTFNAGTSTLRFTYTSNSNAGLYLVNSNMNFTFYNVEFTAPAGIGYIYNSNNSYSGTFNNVTFYGHGNIEAGNNTYNNLTFTAGKTYTLPANKTQFILGTFTAVGSSGQFIDILSSSSGTQTTLSKSSGCVVADYLQLRDSWTTGGATFYAGANSVNTSNNSGWIFSTPTPLPSPGSISGPLSTCSNGSGIVYSIAPISGATNYIWNLPAGASITAGLGTNSITVTFGTTSGSISVYGSSGSCATSPTASINVVVGGSVLSSLSVTASPSDTICQGTAVLFTATPVNGGTSPTYQWHLNNAHVGNNTSTYQNAGLNGGDVVFCEMSSSLTCVSNSPVASNNITIVVTSIAVAQITTPGPVNICNGSSATLNASAQAGVSYQWQLNGSDIIGANTSTFAAAANGDYTVIASNNCGADTSLIVSVSIGAAPGTIASITGSDTVCSGSTSLYTSSSTGATAFVWDVTPAGAANLSNLGSNMTASWSNIFAGNATISVYAFNACDTTATMTLNIHVDTTIDQIYFLGGALSLCQGVFSSGYSAACSNATGYTWTLTPSNAGTISGTGSIGTVHWDPAFTGSAVVSVSAFNNCGTSATLNNTVNIWAPPTTPTFSVNGNLLTSSAAYGYQWLLNNNPIIGATAQTYTALVSGYYSVVVRNVHGCTDTSTQIYILVTGIENAFGNNRFNVMPNPFTNDFTITYYIGEESKTTIELFDQTGRKISVIVNNEIRHPGDYSIHFNTAELGLSSGMYLLRMASGEHIYYKKLIKIE